The following is a genomic window from Pedobacter sp. KBS0701.
ATTTAAAAACGAAGGTACCTTTGGAAGTATAATTTCACTAAACTACAGGAGAGAGCAAAACCAAAGAATTGCAGAACGTGAAGCTTTTGATGGTATCAATTTTATAAATAAATATCAGGATTTAAATTATAGATACAATGTAGCTTTGGGTGGACTTGCTAACTTTTCATATAAAATTAGAAAGAATAAAATTTCATTAAAAAACTTATTTAATCAATCATTTGAAGATAGTTACATAAACAGAAATGGGTTTATAAATCAAAATACAGATATCAGGTATACCTCTTCAGAGGTAAATCAAAAATCACTATTAAGTTCTCAATTAGAGGGCGAACATCAGTTGGGTGAGAAAAACATTAAGCTAGACTGGAATTTAAACTATGCTTTAATTAAAAGAGAACAGCCAGATTTACGTACAATTATGTATGGTAGTATTCAGAATTCTAACTCACCCTTTAGTTTAATTGATGATAATACTAAAAGATTTTTCTCTGACTTAAACGAAAACAATTACGGTGGTAGTGCATCATTAAGCATACCTGTTAATCTTTTTAGCAAAAAAGGCACGTTCAAATTTGGCGGGTTAAAACAAGTAAGAGATAGAGATTTTGATGCAAGAATTTTTCTATATACACCAGCTAGCTCAAGTGAATTTGATGCTAGTAAATTAATCCTTCCAAAAGAAAGTATTTTCGCCACAAGCAACATTTCACGAAATGGGTTTGTACTGGATGAAATTACAAATAACCAAGATAGTTATACTGGGAAAACAGATTTAAACGCTGGTTATTTAATGCTTGATCAAGCACTCGCTGAAAAAGTCCGCTTAATTTTAGGAGCAAGAGTTGAAGGCTATAAGCAAACCATTGATGCTCTGAATAGTACAGGACAAAAAAGATCTTATAAGAAAGATTTTTTTGATGTACTTCCATCATTAAATTTGACATATAGCTTAAATGAAAAGTCTAATTTCAGACTTTCTGGTTCAAGAACTGTAACCAGACCTGAGCTTAGAGAATTAGCGCCATTTGTTTTTGTTAACCAAGAAGAAGGTGTTCAAATTGCTGGTAATCCTGAATTAGTAAGAAGCCAGAATACAAACGCTGATATCCGATATGAATACTATCCATCTCCTGGTGAGGCAGTAACATTGTCTGTTTTTTATAAAAACTTCCAGAATCCAATAGAGCAGGTAACAGATGGTTCCTCCACAGCTGATAATTTAAAATTTAGTTATCAAAATGCAGATAAAGCTTATACATATGGGTTTGAGTTAGATGTTCGCAAGAAGCTGAATTTCTTGTCAGACGCCAGTTGGTTAGAAAATTTTATCGCTTTTGCAAACTTTACCTATTTAAAATCAGAAGTACAATCGAGTATCCCGGGTTTCCAAACCAGACAACTACAGGGGCTGTCTCCATTTTTGATCAATGCAGGTTTACAGTACAACTCACCGAAAACCGGTTTATCAATAAGCACACTATATAATAGAATAGGAGATAGAATAGGAAAAGTAGGTAATGAATCCGTTCCTAATATTTATGAAAAAGGTCGTGATGTATTTGATTTTCAGATCTCTAAAAAAGTATTAAAAAATAAAGGTGAAATTAAATTGAATGTTTCTGATATTCTCAATCAATCAAATATATCATATTTAAACTTCGGGCCAAATAACAAAACATACAACAGAGCTGATGATGCTGTCTACTACAGTTATAAGAGTGGTACAAATTTCACACTAGGCTTTAGTTATAACTTAGATTTTAAAAATAAATAATTAATTAACAATAACTTAATCTGTGCTTTGTATTAAAAGTACCCAGGTTAATTTTCTTAAACAAAATTTGAACATGAAAAATTTTAAAGTATTATTAGCATCGTTATCGATTTTAGCTGTAACAATGTCTGCTTGTAAGAAAAACGATGGCGACCCGATTGTAGAGGAGCCAGCTGCACCAGAAACAATCCCAAGTAATGTAACTGCAAATAAAACGCTTACTGCAGATAGAGTGTGGATATTGAAAGGTGAGACTCACGTACAAAGCGGTGCGGTTCTTACTGTTGAAGCTGGAACGGTTATCAAAGGTGATTTATCTTCTAAAGGTGCTCTTGTAATTGATAAAGGAGCTAGAATTGAAGCGGTAGGTACTGTCGATAAGCCTATTGTTTTTACATCTGGTAGAGCAGCTGGAGATAGAAATCCAGGTGATTGGTCAGGTATTACAATCATTGGTAATGCACCAACCAATAGAACTTCGACATCTAATGTTGAGGGTGGTGTGACAGGAACTTTTGGTTTAGGCACTGTAGCTAATGACAACTCGGGTACACTAAAGTATGTACGTGTAGAATATGCTGGTACTGCGTTTAGTTCTAACAATGAGGTAAACGCACTTAGCTTTTATGCAGTAGGTAATGGAACAACATTAGATCACATTCAGGTATCTTATGCAAAAGATGATGCTTTTGAATTCTTTGGTGGAACTGTTAACGGAAAATATTTAATTGCTTACGGTACTTCTGATGATGATTTTGATTTCGACTTTGGCTATTCTGGAAAAATTCAGTTTGCTGTAAGCTATAAATTATCTGGTTTTTTTGATGCGGGCGATCAAAGTAATGGTATAGAATGTGATAACGAGCCAACAGTGCCAGCTGCTGGTCCTTCAGGACCTATTACGAAGCCAATTTTATCTAATTTTACCTTCGTTGGTACAAATGGAAATGATAACCCAGGATCTACCAATAACTTTGCTGCACGTTTTAGGAGAGGAACTAGATTCATTTTGAACAATTCTGTTTTATTAGGGTATAAAGCTGCTGGATTCTCTTTAGAATCTTCTTATACTGCAGCAGACTATGTTTCTGGAGCTGCTACTTTTAAAAATAATTTAGTGCATGCAGTAGCTAATCCATATCAATCTTTTGATGCCGGTGCACAAAGTGTAATTACATCGGCTGCAATCAAAACCATGGCAGAAACAGAAGGTAATGTAACTTTAACTGCTGTTACGGATGCAGGTTTAAAAGCTCCATTAACTGCTACAGCTCCAGACTTGATGCCTAATGCTGGTTCTGCTGCTTTAGCTGGGACATGGGTTAGTCCAGATGGCTCTTCGTTCTTCACGGCTGTGACTTATAGAGGCGCTTTCAGTGCAACTGACAATTGGACAACTGGCTGGACAAACTTTAATCCAGGTACTAAGGTTTACTAGAATATAGTTAATTGTTTTGAAAAGGCCTGTGTCATTATTGATGACACAGGCCTTTTTTTTCGTAATTAATATGCATAAATGTATTTTAAATTATCAATGATAGTATAATTTAGTTTTCAACTTAATATATAGTTAATACTGGTTTAATTTTCATCATATATTTTTAGTTAATGGAAAACTTAAAAATTAAAGCGCTCAAAATTGCAATAGTTGCGATTATGTTATCTGCAGCTCTAGTAAGCTGTAAGAAAGAAATTAGCCCCCTCATGGAGCCTGCTACTTTAAAAATACCAAATAAAATGGCAGCTATTCCAACTCATGTTTTTGATTGGGAAACTGCTGATTACATGCCTACACCGGCGGGTTCACCTCCTATCTTGGTGCCTTGGGCATCTGGGAGCAATCAATTATTCCCTAACGAAATTGCTTTTGATTATAAAAAGGCTGATGGTTGGAATCTAATCTATAATACTTTTAGCCCTACGCAATTAACATCTCCCAATTTTTTTGCACTTTACAATAAATATAGAGGAATAATACGTTTTTATCTGTATTTACCTCCTGGAAGCCCATACTCATCTTCATACTTTAGTGATGGATTAGGTATATCTGGCGGATATCCGTCTTCAATAATGAATTTTTCTAAAGAGATTATTGATCCTGAAAATGTAATAAAATCTGTAACAAAAATTCAAAATTATCAAATACTCTCGACAGGTGCATGGTATGCTTGTCAGTATGAGTTAGCTTATGATCGCTATATTGCAAATGCCAATCATGAGAATCTCAACTTTGTTTGGAATGTATCTTCAACTAATTTGTCGCAAGTTATGTTAAATGGAACATCAAATGGAACTTTAACAGGGACTGTCGGTACTGCAGGATCTGGTGGCTTTAATCTTGGAAGTTTATTGGGGAATTTAGGGAATGCAGCAATTCATGTGGCTGGTTTTCAGGGGGTAAAAGCACTAAATCTGCCTAAATCAAAAGTCTTTGGGACAGATGTAACAAAGTCTATAGAAGATGGCATTAAAGGAGGCTTAAGTGGTGCGGTTAAAGGTTTTTTTAGTGCCATATTGGGAGGCGCAGCAACCAGCCCTCAGGTTGTTGATTTAAAATTAAAAGTCGAAACTAATTTAACGGGGTCTATAACAAACAATACCGGTATTCTAAGCACTACTTTGGCCATGCCAGGATCAGCTAATGCTAATTCCGTAGGATATATTCCTAGTTATAACAAAATTTTAGGTGCTTTTGATTTTTCAGTAGCTCCAATCTTGTTTGTAGCGAATCAAAAGGTGCCAATTAACGAATTTCCTGGTACGGAAATAAAGTATATAGATGATTATAGCGTAGCTTATCATCATGGCCTCCTTAATGAGTTTAGGCCAATAACCAATCCAGAGGTTACCAATGATGGAACAACAGTTAAAGTTACCAGAATTGACATACTTGTTCCTTACAAACAAAAATATGCAAATTATGGTCGTCCTTCTGAAAAAACGACAATAGGGTCATTTGTGGATAGGACTGGTCCAGATTACCCAATGCCAGAAAGTTATGGGAAAGAAATCATTGGAGAAGAACTTTATGCTTATGGTAGTAGCTCGAATGTTGGGACAGCAAAGAATATTTTATTTAAGGTTCAGCATCGTCAGGATTATAGTATCGGAACAGCTTACTATAATGTTACCAATCTTGATGGTATACGCATTCGTTATACAATATTGATTACTCCTGCTAATGGTTCTCAGCCTATCACGATCATAAAGACGGTTAAGCCAACAATAGAATTAGTTTAAATTGATTACCCACTCGTTATACCAAGTTATCCCCAAAATTACTTCTCCTGTACCTTATGTTTACCCATCCTTTACCTTTTAGGTAATAAATAGGTAGAGAAAAGGTAAGCAAAGGGTTAACATGGGGTTAACCTGGTGTAGAGAAAAGGTAAACAAAGAGTAAAGAATAGGTAGAGAAAGGTAAACAACATTTTGTCTGTCGTACTGAAAAAAGACCGACACAACAATCCGTAATATCATATTAAAATACGCTAATATTCTATTTTTATTTTATATATGTTTTATCATTTCTTTTTGTATTTTTATATTTAACTATTTGTATTTTTTATTAGTAATAACTTAATAATTTATTTATTATAGCTTAACAGTAAGATGGTTAATTTGGATAGGAAAACCTAACTATGAAAAAAACATCTACTTTAAGCTCATTCTCCAGGAAAATGGGCTTGGCAGCTTTGCTGCTAACCTTAAGCATCTATTCGTGTAAAAAATCTGAACCCTCTGTTGTCACGACCGAAAGCAAAGCAGAAGTTGAATCTGCTATACTTGCAAAAATCAAAGAAATGGGCTTTCAAACAGATGGTATTAAAGAATCTGGCGATTACTACGTGGTGGAAGGTGATATCTTGATCTCGAAGAAATCACTATCCACAGTTAAAAATATTGAAAAAGCAACAAATGCAAGTGGTAAAATAGCGCAGGGTAATACCAATCAGTTAATTCAGGGAAACCTCACAAATGTTATTATCACCCAGGAAGATTTCGATACCAGGTGGTTTTATGCAATTCGGGAAGCGATAACTGCCTGGAATGCGATAGGTAACTGCCGCATCAATTTAATCCATTCTTATAATCAATTTTATCCACCTTACACAAGTCCTTTTACCCCTAATATTACCATTAGAAAAGTAAATCTGGGGACAGGTGCATTTGGACAAGCAGATTTCCCAACCGATGCAGGACAGCCCGGAGCTAATATTTGGGTAAATCATGTTACCAATAATGTTACCAGTACAGGTGCCGACAATG
Proteins encoded in this region:
- a CDS encoding TonB-dependent receptor — its product is MELLNSFKRAALTVFALTMSILSYAQTGKISGTVTDKKTGETLIGVTVKIAGTTKGVSTDIEGRYAIGGLTAGKYTLNLSYVGYTSKNVSDIQVSGNQSTIVNLILEEAGGANLGDVTITASVKQESVNSLYASQKNSTRISSGITADQIRKSPDKNTSEVLKRVSGASIQDGKFLVIRGLSDRYNVALINNSLLPSTEPDKRAFSFDIIPSNMIDKIVINKTATPDLPGDFAGGVTQVVTKDIPDSKFINFAVSTGYNTQSTFKDFYSNERNSTDFLGFDDGTRSLPTNFPSTRGAYNGGSTNLRIANSKLFPNLYAERKYTALPMQNYQFTWGNVAKFKNEGTFGSIISLNYRREQNQRIAEREAFDGINFINKYQDLNYRYNVALGGLANFSYKIRKNKISLKNLFNQSFEDSYINRNGFINQNTDIRYTSSEVNQKSLLSSQLEGEHQLGEKNIKLDWNLNYALIKREQPDLRTIMYGSIQNSNSPFSLIDDNTKRFFSDLNENNYGGSASLSIPVNLFSKKGTFKFGGLKQVRDRDFDARIFLYTPASSSEFDASKLILPKESIFATSNISRNGFVLDEITNNQDSYTGKTDLNAGYLMLDQALAEKVRLILGARVEGYKQTIDALNSTGQKRSYKKDFFDVLPSLNLTYSLNEKSNFRLSGSRTVTRPELRELAPFVFVNQEEGVQIAGNPELVRSQNTNADIRYEYYPSPGEAVTLSVFYKNFQNPIEQVTDGSSTADNLKFSYQNADKAYTYGFELDVRKKLNFLSDASWLENFIAFANFTYLKSEVQSSIPGFQTRQLQGLSPFLINAGLQYNSPKTGLSISTLYNRIGDRIGKVGNESVPNIYEKGRDVFDFQISKKVLKNKGEIKLNVSDILNQSNISYLNFGPNNKTYNRADDAVYYSYKSGTNFTLGFSYNLDFKNK
- a CDS encoding M57 family metalloprotease produces the protein MKKTSTLSSFSRKMGLAALLLTLSIYSCKKSEPSVVTTESKAEVESAILAKIKEMGFQTDGIKESGDYYVVEGDILISKKSLSTVKNIEKATNASGKIAQGNTNQLIQGNLTNVIITQEDFDTRWFYAIREAITAWNAIGNCRINLIHSYNQFYPPYTSPFTPNITIRKVNLGTGAFGQADFPTDAGQPGANIWVNHVTNNVTSTGADNGIPRSHAQDVFMLIHEIGHCLGLRHTDYNGEGNYDAYGRYVGVNAIPGTPSTGAASADPNSVMNSGRLGTSRTWTDFSSYDVIAAQYLYSPVTTPFVSTFKNVINGPSSNSAGATVTSTAGATYNGGYYEWRMLDQSLNVVLPVSSFSDFPQQEWSYGTPGTYYLECRLVGLECQGEWARQTVTFN